In Calothrix sp. PCC 7507, one DNA window encodes the following:
- a CDS encoding sulfite exporter TauE/SafE family protein: MLLDLSLIMLLGFLGSFGHCLGMCSPLTMAFSLSHQQKTPDWRQQLKFHILLNLGRMLSYALVGAGIGMLGSVLLQSGQLAGIGSDLRRWMAIMTGVMLIWFGLGQVKPDLLPRIPVLHPLLRVSLHDRLSTGMVKLSLQTRWWTSALLGMTWGLMPCGFLYAAQIKAAETGNLWMGAATMLAFGLGTLPTMLGIGVATSLVSRDQRSQLFRLGGWVTLAIGAITLLRTGDTMVDYTGHAALICLILTLIARPISNFWASPLRYRRVLGVGAFALSVAHTTHMMEHSLQWNFAAFYFLPPQFQWGMAAGVVALILMTPAAGTSFDLFQKSLGKHWRQIHLLGVPALLLSAVHALLIGSHYLGSLQSTWGNKLAAVLMGFVTLSVLLARWRWFWSKLTVEKFYVPPSKSR, from the coding sequence ATGCTCCTAGACTTATCGCTCATTATGCTCCTGGGGTTTCTGGGTAGTTTTGGTCATTGTTTGGGCATGTGTAGCCCCCTGACGATGGCATTTTCCCTATCTCATCAGCAAAAAACTCCTGATTGGCGACAACAATTAAAATTTCACATTTTGCTGAACCTGGGGCGGATGTTAAGCTATGCTCTAGTCGGTGCTGGCATTGGGATGCTGGGTTCAGTATTGCTACAGAGTGGACAACTAGCGGGTATTGGCAGTGACTTACGCCGCTGGATGGCAATTATGACCGGCGTGATGTTGATCTGGTTTGGGCTAGGACAAGTAAAACCCGACTTATTACCGCGAATTCCCGTGTTACATCCCCTATTACGGGTAAGTTTACACGATCGCCTGAGTACGGGCATGGTCAAACTTTCCTTACAAACCAGATGGTGGACATCCGCACTTTTAGGGATGACTTGGGGTTTAATGCCCTGTGGTTTCCTTTACGCCGCCCAAATTAAAGCCGCTGAAACTGGCAACTTATGGATGGGTGCTGCCACCATGCTGGCTTTTGGCTTGGGAACCCTACCCACAATGCTTGGTATCGGGGTTGCTACTTCTTTGGTTAGTCGAGATCAACGCAGTCAATTATTTCGGCTGGGTGGGTGGGTAACTCTCGCCATCGGCGCGATTACCTTGCTGCGGACTGGCGACACAATGGTAGATTACACCGGACACGCCGCGTTAATCTGTTTAATCTTAACGCTGATTGCTCGTCCCATCAGCAATTTTTGGGCTTCACCGCTGCGTTATCGTCGTGTTTTGGGTGTAGGGGCCTTTGCGTTGTCTGTGGCTCATACCACACACATGATGGAACATTCATTGCAGTGGAATTTTGCTGCTTTTTATTTCTTGCCACCACAGTTTCAATGGGGGATGGCTGCTGGTGTTGTAGCATTGATATTGATGACTCCTGCTGCTGGCACAAGTTTTGACTTATTCCAGAAGTCCTTGGGCAAACATTGGCGACAGATTCATCTATTGGGTGTGCCAGCTTTGCTTTTGAGTGCCGTTCATGCTCTGCTGATTGGTTCCCATTACTTGGGTTCCTTACAATCTACTTGGGGGAATAAATTAGCGGCCGTGCTGATGGGTTTTGTTACTCTCAGTGTCCTACTCGCGCGCTGGCGCTGGTTTTGGTCAAAATTAACTGTAGAAAAGTTTTATGTTCCCCCAAGTAAATCACGGTAA
- a CDS encoding DUF2809 domain-containing protein, giving the protein METNIRRRSILSLAIILPIGLLYSHYRYSTWWLNQEVGGIFYEIFWCLFAFLFIPTRRAVWQIPLWVLVITCLLEFMQLWHPPFLNWARSFWAGRMLIGTAFTWADFPYYFIGSGLGWLWLRLIFRGAKLK; this is encoded by the coding sequence TTGGAAACAAACATTCGCAGGCGTTCTATTCTTTCGCTGGCTATTATTCTCCCTATTGGACTTTTATACAGCCACTATCGCTACTCTACTTGGTGGTTGAATCAAGAGGTAGGAGGGATTTTTTATGAGATATTTTGGTGTCTATTCGCCTTTCTATTTATTCCCACTCGCCGAGCAGTTTGGCAAATCCCTTTATGGGTATTGGTAATTACTTGCTTGTTGGAATTTATGCAATTATGGCATCCGCCATTTCTCAATTGGGCACGTTCATTTTGGGCGGGAAGAATGTTAATTGGTACTGCCTTCACTTGGGCAGATTTCCCCTATTATTTTATTGGAAGTGGCTTAGGATGGCTGTGGTTGCGGCTAATTTTTCGGGGCGCAAAGCTAAAATAA
- the galE gene encoding UDP-glucose 4-epimerase GalE — protein sequence MSPRKPTILVTGGAGYIGSHTVLALKRAGYHVVILDNLVYGHRDLVEKVLQVELVVGDTTDRALLDDLFKTHDIAAVMHFSAYAYVGESVTDPAKYYRNNVIGTLTLLEAMLAASVKKFVFSSTCATYGVPEVVPIPENHPQNPINPYGMTKLMVERILADFDVAYGFKSVLFRYFNAAGADPNGLLGEDHNPETHLIPLVLQTALGKRESISIFGTDYPTPDGTCIRDYIHVSDLADAHILGLEYLLKDGDSEVFNLGNGQGFSVREVIAAAEHVTGVDIPIQECDRRPGDPPALIGSGDKARKILGWLPQYPDIKDIVVHAWQWHQQRHR from the coding sequence ATGTCGCCCAGAAAGCCGACTATTTTGGTGACAGGGGGAGCTGGATATATTGGTTCCCATACAGTGCTGGCTCTGAAAAGAGCCGGTTATCACGTAGTTATCCTCGATAATTTAGTGTATGGACACCGCGATTTGGTAGAAAAGGTTTTGCAGGTGGAGCTTGTCGTCGGTGATACCACTGATCGCGCTTTATTAGATGATCTGTTTAAAACCCACGATATTGCTGCAGTTATGCACTTTTCTGCTTATGCCTACGTGGGTGAATCAGTCACAGACCCAGCTAAATACTACCGCAACAATGTTATAGGCACGCTGACACTGTTAGAAGCGATGCTGGCGGCATCTGTGAAGAAATTTGTCTTTTCTTCGACTTGCGCCACTTATGGTGTGCCGGAAGTTGTCCCCATTCCCGAAAATCATCCCCAAAATCCGATTAATCCCTATGGCATGACTAAGCTGATGGTAGAGCGGATTCTTGCTGATTTTGATGTGGCTTATGGTTTTAAGTCGGTGTTATTCCGCTATTTTAATGCTGCTGGTGCTGACCCTAATGGATTATTAGGTGAGGATCACAATCCAGAAACCCATTTGATTCCTTTGGTGTTGCAGACAGCTTTGGGTAAACGTGAATCAATCTCGATTTTTGGTACTGATTACCCTACGCCCGATGGTACCTGTATTCGTGATTATATTCATGTGAGTGACTTAGCAGATGCCCATATTTTAGGACTGGAATATTTATTAAAAGATGGTGATAGTGAAGTTTTCAACTTAGGTAATGGCCAGGGGTTCTCTGTGAGAGAAGTCATTGCCGCTGCTGAACATGTTACAGGAGTTGATATTCCTATTCAAGAATGCGATCGCCGTCCTGGAGATCCCCCGGCTTTAATTGGTAGCGGTGATAAAGCCAGAAAAATCCTCGGCTGGCTACCCCAGTATCCAGACATCAAGGATATTGTCGTTCATGCTTGGCAATGGCATCAACAGCGACATAGGTAG